From the genome of Pseudomonadota bacterium:
CGGCGCGCGGCGATCCGGAGGGCCAGGCTGGGGGACGAGGACGGCGCGATGGCGGACATGCTGAAGGCGCGCGAGGGCGGGGGCTTGAGCGCGGCGGAGCTGGACGAGCTGATGACGCTGCTCGAGGCCAGGGGGCGGCCCGGCGCCGCGGCCGAGATCGCGGTCGAGCTTGCGGCGGATCCCGCGTCGGACATCAAGCGCATCGAGCGGGCCGCCAGGTTGGCGACCGTCGCCGGCGACAAGGTCACGGCCCGCGATCTCTGGCGCCGCGCGACGAAGAAGACGCAGGACGTCGGCGCGGTGATCGAGCTCGTGAAGCTCCTCGATCCGGTCAAGGATCGCGCCGAGCTCAAGGAGCGGCTCGCGGCGCTCGAGGGCAAGGAGAAGCTCCTCGATCTGCCGGACCACCTCGGCGTGCTCGAGTCCCGCGCCCGGCTCGATCTCGCCGACGGGCGCGAAGAGGACGCCATCGCGAACCTCACCGAGGCGCTGCACGTCGCGCCGCAGGCCGCCGACCCGTGGCAGAGCCTGGTCCGCCTCCTCGAGCGCCGGGGCGAGTGGGAGGCGCTCGCCGCCCGGATGGAGGAGCGCCTGAGGCTCGCCGCGGCCACGTCGGACGTCGTGCAGACCGGCCTCGCGCTCGGCGCGATCTACGACGAGAAGCTCGGCGACGAGGACGCGGCCCTCGCGGCGCTCACCCAGGTCCTCGCGGCCGATCCCGCGAACGAGGCGGCGAACACGAAGCTCGCGGGGCTCGCCTTCCGGCGGCAGCGCTTCGCGGATCTCGAAAGGTACCTCGCGCCGTTGTCGTCCGGGCCGTGGCGGCAGGACGTGGCGCTTTGGCGCGCAAAGATCCACGAGCAGAAGGGGGAGGTGGACGCCGCCCGGGACACGTACCTCGAGGTCGTGCGGCGGGAGCCCGCCTCGGCCGCCGGCGTCGAGGGGTTCTTCCGCCTCGCAGTCGGCGAGGAGCACGACGCCGCGGTCCTCGAGATGGGCGAGCGCCTCGCCGAGGCGGGGGCGGTGGACGGCGTGCGCCCTTCGATACTCAGGCGGCTCGGGCACGCGCACATGCGGCACGGCGAGCTGGACGCCGCGCTCGCGCGGCTCGAGCGGGCCGACAAGATCTCGAACGGCGACACCGAGACGCTGCGGCTCCTGTCGGAGACCCGCGCCCGCAAGGGCGATCCCCTCGGGGCGGCCGAGGACATGTGCCGGCTCGCGTTCCGGTACGAGGGGGAGATGCGCGCGCAGAGCCTCGTCGAGGCGGCGCGCCTGTACCTCTCGCAATCGAGCGATGCGGCTCGCGCGAAGCAGTGGCTCGCGTCCGCCGAGGAGGTCGCGCCGAACAGCCCCGAGGTCCTCCTCGGGCTCGCCGACTGCGCGGCGGCGGCCGGCGATCACGCGGCCACGGCGCAGTACCTAGAGCGCTACGGCCTCGTCGCGCCGGACAGGCCGCTCGACCCCGCGCGGGTCTTCAAGTTCGCGGTGGCGCTGACGCGAGTGCGCTCGTGGCCGTCCGAGGACATCGCCGAGATGCTCGAGGCCGTGCTCGGTGGCCTCGATCCCGACGAACGCCAGCGGGCCGAGCAGCTCGTCGCGCTCCTGCGGCGCGACGGAAGGTAGGGCGACAGAGATGGTTCGAGACGCTACCCCGTGCCTGTCCGTGCTCGTGCCGGAGGATCGCGCCGAGACCGAGATCGATCGCCTGGTCTCCTTGGGCGCGACCGCCATCGAGGAGCGCGACCGGACGACGATGACCGGCGCGGGAGAGGGCGGCGCCGTCTGCCTCGTCGCCGGGTTCGCGGACCCGAAGTCCAGGGACCGCGCGGCGCAGGCGCGCGCGGAGGACGGCGTCGAGGCGATCCCGATGGACGTGGCGGACGACGGCTGGAGCTCGGGCTGGCGCGCGTTCTTCAAGCCCGTCGAGCTCGAGCGGCTGCTCGTCGTGACGCCGTGGATGCGCGTCCCGGCCGGGGATCGCGCGGTCATCGTGATCGATCCGGGGCTCGCGTTCGGGACCGGCGGCCACGCGACGACGCGGCTCGTCCTCGGGCTGCTCGAGCGGCGGGCGATCGAGCGCGGCCTGCCGGGGGAGGTGCTCGACGTGGGGGCGGGCTCCGGCGTGCTCGCGATCGCGGCGGTGAAGCTCGGGGCCGAGCGCGCCCTCGCGATCGACATCGATCCCGCGGCCGTGATCGCGACGGCCGAGAACGCCGCGGCGAACGGCGTCGGCGGCTCCGTCGAGCCCCGATCCGGCCAGGCGCGCGACGTTCCGGAGGAGTTTCCGCTCGTGCTCGCGAACATCGAGCTCGCCGCGTTCCGGGAGTGCGCGGCGGACATCCGCGCGCGCGTGGCGCCCTCGGGAGAGCTCTTCCTGAGCGGGCTGCTCGAGGAGCAGGTCGACGCGTGCGCCGCGCTCTTCCCGGGCTTCGAGCGGCTCGCGTCCACCGCGCTGGACGGCTGGGCCGCCCTCGCCCTGCGGCGCGCGCCGTGATCCGGATCCTCGCCGAGGCGGTGCCGGCACCCGGGGCGACGGTCGAGATCCGCGGGGACGAGCGGCACTACCTCGTCGCGGTGCGGCGGTGCGGCGTCGGCGACTCGTTCGAGCTCGTCGGCAGGGTGGACGGCCGGCGCGCGAAGGCGGCGATCCGGGAGATCCGCGCGGACGCCGTCGTCGCGGAGGTGCTCGAGACGGTCGACGCGCCGAGCGCGGTGCTGGCGGTGCACGTCCTCGCG
Proteins encoded in this window:
- a CDS encoding 50S ribosomal protein L11 methyltransferase, whose translation is MVRDATPCLSVLVPEDRAETEIDRLVSLGATAIEERDRTTMTGAGEGGAVCLVAGFADPKSRDRAAQARAEDGVEAIPMDVADDGWSSGWRAFFKPVELERLLVVTPWMRVPAGDRAVIVIDPGLAFGTGGHATTRLVLGLLERRAIERGLPGEVLDVGAGSGVLAIAAVKLGAERALAIDIDPAAVIATAENAAANGVGGSVEPRSGQARDVPEEFPLVLANIELAAFRECAADIRARVAPSGELFLSGLLEEQVDACAALFPGFERLASTALDGWAALALRRAP